Proteins encoded in a region of the Micropterus dolomieu isolate WLL.071019.BEF.003 ecotype Adirondacks linkage group LG07, ASM2129224v1, whole genome shotgun sequence genome:
- the tent5c gene encoding terminal nucleotidyltransferase 5C: protein MDNKEESKSCSVSVLTWEQVNRLNEVLTEVVPVHGRGNFPTLEVRLKDIVARVRARLELRGIRVKDIRLNGSTASHVLVQDIGWSYKDLDVIFRVDLPHEGEFRLIKDVVLGTLLDFLPEGVNKEKITPMTLKEAYVQKLVKVNTEQDRWSLISLSNNNGRNVELKFVDSIRRQFEFSVDSFQIVLDSMLAYYEHAQTPMSQAFHPTVSGESVYGDFSMALSHLHNKLIATKRPEEIRGGGLLKYCNLLVRDFRPASEEEFKGLERYMCSRFFIDFPDIGEQQRKVEAYLQSHFIGEEKSKYDYLMILRRVVNESTVCLMGHERRQTLHLISLMAFRVLAEQNAIPDASCVTCYYQPAPYVRDHNFSNYYVSNQNIPTWLPCN from the coding sequence ATGGATAACAAGGAGGAATCAAAGAGTTGTTCTGTCAGTGTCCTGACCTGGGAGCAGGTGAACCGGCTGAATGAAGTTCTGACGGAGGTTGTCCCTGTTCATGGACGGGGAAACTTCCCTACCTTAGAGGTACGTCTAAAAGACATTGTGGCGCGGGTGCGCGCCCGCCTGGAGCTGCGTGGTATCAGAGTAAAGGACATCCGTCTCAATGGGTCCACAGCTAGCCACGTGCTGGTGCAGGATATTGGCTGGAGCTACAAGGATCTGGACGTCATCTTCAGGGTGGACCTGCCTCACGAGGGAGAGTTCAGGCTCATTAAGGATGTGGTGCTGGGTACCCTGCTGGACTTCCTGCCTGAAGGTGTAAACAAAGAGAAAATTACACCCATGACTCTCAAAGAGGCTTATGTCCAGAAGCTGGTGAAGGTCAACACGGAGCAGGACCGCTGGAGCCTCATCTCCCTCTCCAACAATAACGGCCGCAATGTGGAGCTGAAGTTTGTGGACTCAATACGCCGGCAGTTTGAGTTCAGTGTGGACTCCTTTCAGATTGTGCTGGACTCGATGCTTGCCTACTACGAGCATGCACAGACACCCATGTCACAGGCCTTTCACCCTACTGTGAGTGGGGAGAGTGTGTATGGGGACTTCAGCATGGCACTGAGCCACCTGCATAACAAGCTCATCGCCACCAAGCGGCCAGAGGAGATCCGAGGTGGCGGTCTGCTGAAATACTGCAATCTGCTGGTGCGGGACTTTCGGCCGGCCAGTGAGGAGGAGTTCAAGGGCCTGGAGCGGTACATGTGTTCACGCTTCTTCATTGACTTCCCTGACATCGGTGAGCAGCAGCGCAAGGTGGAGGCCTACCTCCAGAGCCACTTTATAGGCGAGGAGAAGAGCAAGTACGACTACCTCATGATCCTGCGGCGAGTGGTCAACGAGAGCACGGTGTGCCTTATGGGCCATGAGCGGCGGCAGACCCTCCACCTCATCTCGCTAATGGCCTTCCGAGTGCTTGCGGAGCAGAACGCTATCCCTGATGCGTCCTGCGTCACCTGCTACTATCAGCCGGCGCCTTATGTCCGAGACCACAACTTCAGCAACTACTATGTGTCTAACCAGAACATTCCAACATGGCTGCCGTGTAACTGA